From a single Marinobacter sp. THAF197a genomic region:
- a CDS encoding acetolactate synthase large subunit, producing MTNGAQALMKTLVDSGIEVCFTNPGTSEMHFVAALDSEPKMRAVLALFEGVATGAADGYARMADKPAATLLHLGCGLGNGLANLHNARKGKVPVVNIVGDHATYHVKYDAQLQSDIETVARNISPNFVRTSQSTEALCQDAAEAITAARGLPGQVATLILPADVSWGEGGKPCAAPTQPQAPAADDHAVQAAAEAIGSGKKTALLLGGRALREPALLEAARIAAHNGVTLFAETFPTRIERGAGLPPVERIAYLAELATLQLSEFDHLILVDAKAPVSFFAYPGKQSYLVPANCTAHTLSTPEQDATTSLKKLADTLGASSAQPKLQAPGRPGLPKGKLTAEKVCRAVGELMPENSIIVDESITSGLMLNAMTAGSPRHDMITLTGGAIGQGMPNAVGAAIACPDRQVYALIGDGTAMYTNQALWTMARENLSVTTIIFNNASYSILNVELERVGAEEAGAKAKSQLDISGPVTNYALLAQSMGVHGTRVTTAEELIKAMEYAKHNPGPHLIEAVVPESLNGVKRKVLPWLLKSLPSLPRPLTKALKKKIAP from the coding sequence ATGACCAACGGCGCTCAGGCACTCATGAAAACCCTGGTGGATTCGGGTATTGAAGTCTGCTTTACCAACCCCGGCACCAGCGAAATGCATTTTGTCGCCGCCCTGGACAGCGAACCCAAGATGCGAGCGGTACTGGCCCTGTTTGAAGGCGTGGCCACCGGTGCCGCCGACGGCTACGCCCGGATGGCCGACAAACCCGCCGCCACCCTGCTACACCTGGGCTGCGGCCTGGGCAACGGCCTGGCCAATCTGCACAACGCCCGCAAAGGCAAGGTGCCGGTGGTCAACATTGTTGGCGACCATGCCACCTACCATGTGAAATACGACGCCCAGTTGCAGTCTGACATCGAAACCGTGGCCCGCAACATCTCCCCCAATTTTGTGCGCACGTCACAAAGCACCGAAGCCCTTTGCCAGGACGCCGCCGAAGCCATCACTGCGGCCCGGGGTTTGCCGGGCCAGGTAGCCACGCTGATTCTGCCGGCGGACGTGTCCTGGGGCGAAGGCGGCAAACCTTGTGCAGCACCAACACAGCCGCAGGCACCGGCGGCCGATGACCACGCCGTTCAGGCCGCCGCGGAGGCCATTGGCAGTGGCAAGAAAACCGCTCTGCTGCTGGGTGGCCGGGCGCTGCGTGAGCCCGCCCTGCTGGAAGCAGCCCGCATTGCCGCCCACAACGGTGTCACCCTGTTTGCTGAAACCTTCCCGACCCGTATCGAACGGGGTGCCGGCCTGCCGCCGGTGGAGCGGATTGCCTACCTGGCAGAACTCGCTACCCTGCAGCTCTCCGAGTTCGACCATCTGATTCTGGTGGACGCCAAGGCGCCGGTCTCCTTCTTCGCCTACCCGGGAAAACAGAGTTACCTGGTGCCGGCCAACTGCACCGCGCACACCCTGAGCACGCCGGAACAGGATGCCACCACCAGCCTCAAGAAGCTGGCCGATACCCTCGGTGCCAGCAGCGCTCAACCAAAGCTGCAGGCGCCTGGCCGCCCCGGACTGCCGAAAGGCAAACTCACCGCTGAAAAAGTTTGCCGGGCAGTGGGCGAACTGATGCCCGAGAACAGCATCATTGTGGATGAATCCATCACCTCCGGCCTGATGCTCAACGCCATGACCGCCGGCTCGCCGAGGCACGACATGATCACCCTCACCGGCGGTGCCATCGGGCAAGGCATGCCGAACGCGGTCGGCGCGGCCATCGCCTGCCCCGACCGCCAGGTTTACGCACTGATCGGTGACGGCACCGCCATGTACACCAACCAGGCCCTGTGGACCATGGCCCGGGAAAACCTGAGCGTGACCACCATTATCTTCAACAACGCCTCCTACTCCATCCTGAACGTGGAGCTGGAACGGGTTGGTGCAGAAGAAGCCGGGGCCAAGGCCAAGTCTCAACTCGACATCAGTGGCCCGGTGACCAATTACGCGCTGCTGGCCCAGAGCATGGGGGTGCACGGCACCCGGGTGACCACCGCCGAAGAACTGATCAAAGCCATGGAATACGCCAAACACAACCCCGGCCCACACCTGATCGAGGCGGTGGTGCCAGAATCTTTGAATGGCGTGAAAAGAAAGGTTCTGCCCTGGCTGCTGAAATCGCTGCCGAGCCTGCCAAGGCCACTGACCAAGGCGCTTAAGAAGAAAATTGCGCCCTGA
- a CDS encoding L-lactate dehydrogenase: MPLRYPATAADYQILARRKLPRFLADYLDGGATEEQTLRANVSGWQDIALRQRVLIDVDNVDTRAQLAGQSCSMPVALAPLGLAGMMAQRGEAQAVRAANAAEVPFTLSTVGICPLDEVKAAANAPFWFQLYMIRDREYVDTLLKKAWNAGCQTLIFTIDLPLPGPRHRDTRNGLDSSGARSVALKAQQLLSRPGWLWQVAIKGKPLTFGNLSDAVPEASNLDSFKQWVDTQFDASVTWQAIEWLRERWPGKLILKGILEVDDAKAAVNVGADGIVVSNHGGRQLDGVAATASKLPDIVAAVGKDTEILVDGGIRNGVDVFRALALGANGVMVGRPWAWALAAEGQAGLTRLLNTWQQELKLAMTLTGVTRIADISAAHLDLPNTHKLTQAGEQQ; this comes from the coding sequence ATGCCCCTGAGATATCCGGCCACTGCCGCCGATTACCAGATCCTCGCCCGCCGTAAACTGCCCCGTTTCCTGGCAGACTACCTGGACGGCGGTGCCACCGAAGAGCAAACCCTGCGGGCCAATGTCAGCGGTTGGCAGGATATCGCCCTGCGCCAGCGTGTTCTGATTGATGTCGACAACGTAGACACCCGCGCCCAGCTGGCCGGCCAATCCTGCAGCATGCCAGTGGCCCTGGCGCCCCTGGGGCTGGCCGGCATGATGGCACAGCGGGGAGAAGCCCAGGCGGTAAGGGCAGCCAATGCCGCCGAGGTACCGTTCACCCTATCCACCGTTGGCATCTGCCCGCTGGACGAAGTGAAAGCCGCCGCCAATGCACCCTTCTGGTTCCAGTTGTACATGATTCGTGACCGGGAGTACGTGGACACTCTGCTGAAAAAAGCCTGGAATGCCGGCTGCCAGACCCTGATTTTCACCATCGACCTGCCCCTACCTGGCCCCAGACACCGGGACACCCGCAACGGTCTGGACAGCAGCGGTGCCCGTTCCGTCGCCCTCAAGGCGCAGCAACTGCTGTCGCGGCCGGGATGGCTTTGGCAAGTGGCCATAAAAGGCAAACCGCTGACCTTCGGCAACCTGAGCGACGCAGTGCCAGAGGCCAGCAATCTGGATTCGTTCAAACAGTGGGTGGATACCCAGTTTGATGCCTCCGTTACCTGGCAGGCCATCGAATGGCTGCGGGAACGCTGGCCCGGCAAGCTGATCCTCAAAGGCATTCTGGAGGTGGACGATGCCAAAGCAGCCGTCAACGTGGGTGCCGATGGCATCGTGGTCTCCAACCACGGCGGTCGCCAGCTCGACGGTGTGGCCGCCACCGCCAGCAAACTCCCTGATATCGTTGCCGCCGTTGGTAAAGACACCGAGATCCTGGTGGATGGCGGCATCCGCAACGGCGTGGACGTTTTCCGCGCCCTCGCCCTGGGGGCTAACGGCGTGATGGTTGGCCGCCCCTGGGCCTGGGCCCTGGCGGCGGAAGGCCAGGCCGGATTAACCCGACTCCTGAACACCTGGCAGCAGGAACTGAAACTGGCCATGACCCTGACCGGCGTCACCCGAATTGCTGACATCAGCGCGGCCCACCTGGATCTGCCAAACACACACAAATTGACCCAAGCTGGAGAACAACAATGA
- a CDS encoding FAD-binding dehydrogenase: MAKPDCSDILIAGGGLAGMVTALEALRAGKTVTIVDRDTPERFGGLALWAFGGMALIDTPLQRRMGIADSPELALQDWLRFGELDPNDEWPMQWARYYVEHSRSDVHDWLANEGIKFMPAVNWVERGRFGDGNSVPRYHVTWGTSRELVRCMVNALHEENASGRLTIHHRHRITGLDHQAGEVCGAIAINEETGEEVRFEAPSVVLAMGGINGSHAECRANWPKHRPQPATMLNGAHPFADGKLHHWAKDHLGARITHAGEMWNYAAGFPHPYPHFPGHGLSTIPCKSALWLNHRGERIGPEPLVTGFDTHWLCQRVAEQEKPWTWHLLNRRIALKEFAISGAEHNARIRDKQFPLFLKELLLGNKPLVNQMQNESRHFLVDDTLEGLAKKMNALTCSLDVDAATLKATADAFDASFSKGNQLNNDPQIRMIRHARQWGPDRLRTCKPAPLQKPGAGPFIAIHMQLTTRKSLGGLRTDLQSRVLDASGQPIRGLYCVGEAAGFGGGGSNGKRSLEGTFLPGCILTARAAARSITNGG; encoded by the coding sequence ATGGCAAAACCTGATTGCTCAGACATCCTTATTGCCGGCGGCGGCCTGGCGGGCATGGTTACCGCCCTCGAAGCCCTGCGGGCGGGCAAGACTGTTACCATCGTTGACCGGGACACTCCCGAACGCTTTGGCGGCCTCGCGTTGTGGGCCTTTGGTGGCATGGCGCTGATCGACACCCCACTGCAGCGGCGTATGGGAATTGCCGACTCGCCGGAACTGGCCCTCCAGGACTGGCTGCGCTTTGGTGAACTGGACCCCAATGATGAATGGCCCATGCAGTGGGCCCGCTACTACGTTGAACATTCCCGTTCCGACGTGCACGACTGGCTCGCCAACGAGGGCATTAAATTCATGCCGGCGGTGAACTGGGTAGAACGTGGCCGGTTTGGCGATGGCAATAGTGTGCCCCGCTACCATGTTACCTGGGGCACCTCCCGGGAATTGGTGCGCTGCATGGTTAACGCCCTGCATGAGGAAAATGCCAGCGGCCGCCTCACCATTCATCACCGCCACCGGATCACCGGGCTGGACCATCAGGCGGGTGAGGTCTGCGGCGCCATTGCCATCAACGAGGAAACCGGCGAAGAGGTCCGGTTTGAGGCTCCCAGTGTGGTGCTGGCCATGGGCGGCATCAACGGCAGCCACGCCGAATGCCGGGCCAATTGGCCCAAACATCGCCCGCAACCGGCCACCATGCTTAACGGCGCCCATCCCTTTGCCGATGGCAAGCTGCACCACTGGGCCAAAGACCACCTGGGCGCGCGCATTACCCACGCCGGCGAAATGTGGAACTACGCGGCGGGCTTTCCCCACCCCTACCCGCATTTCCCGGGCCATGGCTTGTCTACCATTCCATGTAAATCCGCGCTCTGGCTGAACCACCGGGGCGAGCGCATCGGGCCGGAGCCCCTGGTGACCGGCTTCGATACCCACTGGCTTTGCCAGCGCGTGGCCGAACAGGAAAAACCCTGGACCTGGCACCTGCTGAACCGGCGTATCGCCCTGAAAGAATTTGCCATCTCCGGTGCCGAACACAACGCCCGCATCCGGGACAAGCAATTTCCCCTGTTCCTGAAAGAGCTGCTGCTGGGTAACAAACCGCTGGTGAATCAGATGCAGAACGAAAGCCGTCACTTCCTGGTGGACGACACCCTGGAAGGGCTGGCGAAGAAAATGAATGCCCTCACCTGCTCCCTGGACGTCGACGCCGCCACCTTGAAAGCCACCGCCGATGCCTTCGATGCCAGTTTCAGCAAGGGCAATCAACTGAACAACGATCCGCAAATCCGCATGATACGCCATGCCCGGCAGTGGGGGCCGGACCGGCTACGCACCTGCAAACCGGCACCACTGCAAAAACCAGGGGCCGGCCCCTTCATCGCCATCCACATGCAACTGACCACCCGCAAGAGCCTGGGCGGCCTGCGTACCGACCTGCAAAGCCGGGTGCTGGATGCCAGCGGCCAGCCCATCCGAGGCCTGTACTGTGTGGGTGAAGCGGCCGGTTTTGGTGGCGGCGGCAGCAACGGCAAGCGATCACTGGAAGGCACCTTCCTGCCCGGTTGCATTCTGACTGCCCGGGCGGCCGCCCGTTCCATCACCAACGGAGGCTGA
- a CDS encoding AraC family transcriptional regulator, which yields MGWVNTVIDAARRLGVGDTVLLETAGLPAQALAWERWPIDFITRLWHAAERCTHDPGFGLKVGTGVRPASIDAVSFAMQSAATLREAITLVQKYQRLISDGGRFQMLPGSRGTWIVYHPRQGRLAFSPHQIEAVLSAVVSLTDWIAGSAVRPVRVQFSQARLGPVRGYREVFGCPVDFEQAFSGLLVSHEMLDKPLPQADPALAQVHEQYNAGRLAALEKGAVSAEDLRQWLVARVGPTLPRRAEAAGALGISERTLARRLETQGYTFNSLLDEVRQELALAAVRESRQSLADIALSLGFAEPSTFYRAFHRWTGMPPARWRRELP from the coding sequence ATGGGATGGGTCAACACCGTGATCGATGCCGCCCGCCGTCTGGGGGTTGGCGACACCGTGTTGCTCGAAACTGCGGGCTTGCCAGCACAGGCACTGGCCTGGGAGCGCTGGCCCATCGATTTCATTACCCGGCTCTGGCACGCCGCCGAGCGCTGTACCCACGATCCGGGTTTTGGTCTGAAAGTGGGCACGGGCGTGCGCCCGGCCAGCATTGATGCCGTCAGTTTTGCCATGCAGAGTGCGGCGACGCTGCGCGAAGCCATTACCCTGGTGCAGAAATATCAGCGCCTGATCTCCGACGGTGGGCGTTTTCAGATGTTGCCCGGCAGCCGGGGTACCTGGATTGTCTACCATCCAAGGCAGGGCCGGCTGGCATTCAGTCCGCACCAGATTGAGGCCGTATTGTCGGCGGTGGTCAGCCTGACAGACTGGATAGCGGGATCGGCGGTGCGGCCGGTGCGGGTTCAGTTCAGTCAGGCCCGGTTGGGGCCGGTTCGCGGTTATCGGGAGGTGTTTGGCTGCCCGGTGGATTTTGAACAGGCATTCAGCGGTCTGCTGGTGAGTCATGAGATGCTGGACAAGCCTCTGCCACAGGCAGACCCGGCCCTGGCTCAGGTACACGAGCAATACAATGCCGGGCGCCTGGCAGCCTTGGAAAAGGGAGCGGTGTCGGCAGAGGATCTGCGGCAATGGCTGGTGGCACGTGTCGGGCCAACCTTGCCCCGTCGGGCAGAGGCAGCGGGAGCGTTGGGTATCAGTGAGCGGACGCTGGCGCGCAGGCTGGAGACTCAGGGTTACACGTTTAACAGCTTGCTGGATGAGGTGCGCCAGGAACTTGCCCTGGCGGCCGTGCGAGAATCCCGCCAGTCCCTGGCGGATATTGCACTATCCCTCGGCTTCGCCGAACCGAGTACCTTCTACCGGGCCTTCCACCGCTGGACGGGGATGCCCCCGGCGCGCTGGCGCCGGGAGTTACCTTAG
- a CDS encoding alpha/beta fold hydrolase produces the protein MNHLTKFAITSLSAALLAACGGGGNDAAPETNNSGVQASTPQANQPQPTARAISRPMPASTSALEPASCNQGTDLAGGRSYRVQMPSRVDGAAIVFEVFEPSLFDCDTKHPLILQGHGFSGSRTTTAGDDPLAPIKPLIDAGFAVISIDQRGHGESGGTVRVMDPDYEGEDLVQIVDWAETHLDYLKYRDNNLLLGGVGGSYGGGFQYLLYNVDPDQRMDAMVPQITWHDLTYSLNQGGVTKNYWAAFLSLAGDAGTGGAMDPFIRSTLIDGIVGNRFPEAALDFFHYHSPSYFSDNERGLELFDSGNSQEYLLDPITGRLPITSDGRYIIKTPQSTPYPVDVLMFQGMRDSLFPFNEAYENYLAMKNAGGDVRLLTYPFSHHYLAPNVGLIQETLASFDFYFDAVPELPAAGLNALASCGDIEINRATVAWFNEKLLGKGNADNVITTGQQICYTLSPGDAVSAPEVTVGGQAFPIARDILGESVPVSALIGPAGVLPNIVPLTTMPEDGVIAGIPTVDINVSLGLDTLDNACLESSDPILSLGTCDAILFVGVGVIKNGFGAPELIDEQVQPIRGLGNHQVQLTGIAERLSEGDRLVLLIYGQHPTFVGAFSRDLVVSTVQVSGEVALPILTSDGQDRLASIR, from the coding sequence ATGAACCATCTAACCAAGTTCGCTATCACCAGCTTGAGCGCTGCCCTTCTGGCTGCCTGTGGCGGCGGTGGCAACGACGCCGCCCCGGAAACCAACAACTCCGGTGTACAGGCCAGCACGCCACAAGCCAACCAACCTCAACCGACCGCCAGAGCCATCAGCCGCCCCATGCCAGCCAGCACCAGCGCGCTCGAGCCTGCCTCGTGTAACCAGGGAACCGACCTGGCTGGCGGCCGGAGCTACCGGGTACAAATGCCATCCCGCGTGGACGGTGCCGCCATCGTGTTCGAGGTATTCGAACCCTCATTGTTCGACTGCGATACCAAGCACCCGCTGATACTGCAGGGCCATGGTTTCAGTGGTTCACGCACCACAACTGCAGGCGATGACCCTCTGGCACCGATCAAGCCGCTGATAGACGCGGGCTTTGCTGTGATCAGTATTGATCAGCGAGGCCATGGAGAAAGCGGCGGAACGGTTCGGGTAATGGACCCGGACTATGAAGGCGAAGACCTGGTACAGATTGTCGATTGGGCCGAAACCCATCTGGATTACCTGAAATACCGGGACAACAATCTGCTGCTCGGCGGTGTTGGAGGCAGTTACGGTGGTGGTTTCCAGTATCTGCTCTACAACGTAGACCCGGACCAGCGCATGGACGCCATGGTGCCCCAGATCACCTGGCATGATCTTACCTACAGCCTGAACCAGGGCGGCGTCACCAAGAACTACTGGGCAGCGTTCCTGTCCCTGGCCGGTGATGCCGGCACCGGGGGCGCTATGGACCCATTTATTCGAAGCACCCTGATCGATGGCATTGTCGGCAACCGGTTCCCCGAGGCCGCTCTGGACTTCTTCCACTACCACAGCCCCAGCTACTTCTCGGATAACGAGCGCGGGCTTGAGCTGTTCGACAGCGGTAACAGTCAGGAATACCTGCTTGACCCGATCACCGGCCGGCTACCCATCACCAGCGATGGCCGCTATATCATCAAGACACCCCAGAGCACGCCCTACCCGGTGGATGTGCTGATGTTCCAGGGCATGCGCGACAGCTTGTTCCCGTTTAACGAAGCCTATGAAAACTACCTGGCGATGAAGAATGCCGGTGGCGACGTGAGGCTGCTGACCTACCCGTTCAGCCATCACTACCTGGCACCCAACGTGGGGCTGATTCAGGAAACCCTGGCCAGCTTTGATTTCTATTTCGACGCAGTGCCCGAACTGCCTGCCGCCGGCCTGAACGCCCTGGCCAGCTGTGGTGATATCGAGATCAACCGGGCAACCGTGGCCTGGTTTAACGAAAAGCTGCTGGGTAAAGGCAACGCTGACAATGTCATCACCACCGGCCAGCAGATCTGCTACACCCTGTCACCCGGAGATGCGGTATCAGCGCCGGAGGTGACCGTAGGCGGTCAGGCCTTCCCGATTGCCCGCGACATTCTCGGAGAGTCAGTACCGGTTTCCGCGCTGATCGGCCCGGCCGGCGTGTTGCCTAACATCGTTCCCCTGACCACCATGCCGGAGGATGGCGTGATTGCCGGCATCCCCACCGTCGATATCAATGTCAGTCTTGGCTTGGATACTCTGGATAACGCCTGCCTTGAAAGTTCTGATCCGATTCTGAGCCTGGGCACCTGCGACGCCATCCTGTTTGTTGGTGTTGGCGTGATCAAGAACGGATTTGGTGCACCGGAACTCATTGACGAGCAGGTGCAGCCAATCCGCGGCCTGGGCAACCACCAGGTTCAGCTTACGGGCATTGCAGAGCGTCTGAGCGAGGGTGACCGCCTGGTACTGTTGATTTACGGCCAGCACCCGACGTTTGTGGGTGCCTTCTCCCGCGACCTGGTGGTTTCGACGGTTCAGGTTTCCGGCGAAGTGGCACTGCCGATCCTGACCTCCGACGGTCAAGACCGGCTCGCATCAATCAGATAG
- a CDS encoding PhoH family protein has protein sequence MPRAPQARRKMYVLDTNVLIHDPNALLNFEEHDVIIPMTVLEELDSLKSGKQTVAADCRQAIRNIDKLLGDASPKVIEKGVPIVRGKKAEPLGTLSIIMSTEGIGNHSLPEHLNDNKIINTLAALQARHKSRDIILVSKDINMRLKARGFGVEAQDYHNDQLLDDIDLLPKGYKEFQNSFWDNIAKVETVQREGVTEHLLKREGELARLNINEFVIDEHGFVGQVVDISDDQLVIKDLHQHDLMNEEVWGLVPRDIYQAMALHLLLDPDIHLVNLTGSAGSGKTILALAACIEMTVASKLYKRIIATRSTQGLDEDIGFLPGTEAEKMEPWLGAIVDNLEALHEDDENMTASVDYILSKVPLHFKSMNYIRGRSFQHSLIIIDESQNLTPHQIKTIITRAGNGSKVICLGNLAQIDTPYLSPLSSGLTYMTERFKGFRHGGHIHLQGVPRSVLAEFAEANL, from the coding sequence ATGCCAAGAGCACCGCAAGCTCGCCGAAAAATGTACGTCCTCGACACCAACGTCCTGATTCACGACCCGAACGCCCTCCTGAATTTTGAAGAACACGACGTCATCATTCCGATGACGGTTCTCGAAGAACTCGACAGCCTCAAGTCCGGCAAACAGACCGTCGCCGCCGATTGCCGCCAGGCCATTCGCAACATCGACAAATTGTTGGGCGATGCCAGCCCGAAAGTGATTGAAAAAGGTGTGCCGATTGTTCGCGGCAAAAAGGCGGAGCCTTTGGGCACCCTGTCGATCATCATGAGTACCGAGGGCATCGGCAATCATTCCCTGCCGGAACACCTGAACGACAACAAGATCATCAATACCCTGGCCGCCCTGCAGGCCCGGCACAAATCCCGCGACATCATCCTGGTCAGCAAAGACATCAACATGCGCCTGAAAGCCCGGGGCTTTGGTGTGGAAGCCCAGGATTACCACAACGACCAGTTGCTGGACGACATCGATCTTTTACCGAAAGGCTACAAGGAGTTCCAGAACTCCTTCTGGGATAACATCGCCAAGGTAGAAACGGTACAGCGTGAAGGGGTCACCGAACACCTGCTCAAACGGGAGGGCGAACTGGCCAGACTGAACATCAACGAGTTCGTGATTGATGAACACGGTTTTGTCGGCCAGGTGGTGGACATCTCCGACGACCAGCTGGTGATCAAAGACCTGCACCAGCACGACCTGATGAACGAGGAAGTCTGGGGGCTGGTGCCACGGGATATCTACCAGGCCATGGCCCTGCACCTGCTTCTGGACCCGGACATCCACCTGGTTAACCTGACCGGCTCCGCCGGCTCTGGTAAAACCATCCTGGCGCTGGCCGCCTGCATTGAAATGACCGTGGCCAGCAAGCTTTACAAGCGGATCATCGCCACCCGGTCTACCCAGGGGCTGGACGAAGACATCGGCTTTCTGCCTGGCACCGAGGCGGAGAAAATGGAGCCCTGGCTGGGCGCCATCGTGGACAACCTGGAAGCCCTGCACGAAGACGATGAGAACATGACCGCCAGCGTCGACTACATCCTCAGCAAAGTGCCGCTGCACTTCAAATCCATGAACTACATCCGCGGCCGCAGCTTCCAGCACAGCCTGATCATTATTGACGAGTCCCAGAACCTGACCCCGCACCAGATCAAAACCATCATCACCCGTGCCGGTAACGGCTCCAAGGTGATTTGCCTGGGCAACCTGGCGCAGATCGATACGCCTTACCTCAGCCCGCTAAGCTCCGGCCTGACCTACATGACCGAGCGCTTCAAGGGCTTCCGCCACGGAGGCCACATTCACCTGCAGGGTGTACCGAGGTCGGTGCTGGCGGAGTTCGCCGAAGCCAACCTCTAA
- a CDS encoding HPP family protein has product MSVLAHEIMTPTVKAVPHHWTMDRLARFLTDNEITGSPVTDDNGDIIGIATLKDITEFRWNATRSEGQPSLTPEEQEEARRLRMVIFEEMGKVPVEVRDIMTPIVLSVDEDTPVRDIANIMMREHLHRIFVTRDSKITGIITTYDMLKLISQKELTQRCAEND; this is encoded by the coding sequence ATGAGCGTTCTCGCCCATGAAATCATGACCCCGACCGTTAAAGCCGTACCGCACCACTGGACCATGGACCGGCTGGCGCGTTTTCTGACGGACAACGAAATCACCGGTAGCCCGGTAACAGACGACAACGGCGATATTATCGGCATCGCGACGCTCAAGGACATCACCGAATTCCGTTGGAATGCGACTCGCTCCGAGGGCCAGCCCAGCCTGACCCCGGAAGAGCAGGAAGAAGCCCGTCGACTACGCATGGTCATCTTCGAGGAAATGGGCAAGGTGCCAGTTGAAGTGCGAGATATCATGACCCCCATCGTACTTTCGGTTGACGAAGATACCCCGGTGCGAGACATTGCCAATATCATGATGCGCGAACACCTGCACCGTATTTTTGTCACCAGGGACTCAAAAATTACCGGTATCATAACCACTTACGATATGCTGAAGCTGATTTCCCAGAAGGAACTGACGCAACGCTGCGCCGAGAACGACTGA
- a CDS encoding START domain-containing protein, translating into MTITRAHGFKGMVAGVLSTLMFLTLPSLASEHPPLPPEDAREWTLRKEVDNIRIYTMDQSNSGFQAFKAVADLDVPLETLMAVMINPESCKEWVHNCTESYAFGQGDFHDRYAYSVNDMPWPVTDRDYVLRIRTRGNADTGEVVMDLNAVPGMRAEFNSRVRVDRSDTLYRFTPNGDKTRMVWVQHTEPNGALPGWLVNNLLVDIPVKSLQALEAVAKEDKYQGYQLEWGENGNLQAVVPTDR; encoded by the coding sequence ATGACAATAACCAGAGCCCATGGCTTCAAAGGCATGGTGGCGGGCGTACTGAGTACACTCATGTTTCTAACCCTGCCGAGCCTGGCCAGTGAACACCCGCCTCTCCCGCCGGAGGATGCCCGGGAGTGGACCCTGCGCAAGGAAGTCGACAACATTCGTATTTACACCATGGACCAGAGCAATTCCGGGTTTCAGGCCTTCAAGGCCGTGGCCGATCTGGACGTTCCCCTGGAAACCCTGATGGCAGTGATGATCAATCCCGAATCCTGCAAGGAATGGGTCCATAACTGCACCGAATCCTACGCCTTTGGCCAGGGCGACTTCCACGATCGCTACGCTTACTCCGTCAACGATATGCCCTGGCCGGTGACCGACCGGGATTACGTGTTGCGCATACGCACCCGGGGCAACGCCGACACCGGTGAAGTGGTGATGGACCTGAATGCCGTGCCGGGTATGCGGGCGGAATTCAACAGCCGGGTTCGGGTTGATCGCTCAGACACCCTTTACCGTTTCACCCCGAACGGCGACAAAACCCGCATGGTCTGGGTTCAGCACACGGAACCCAACGGAGCTCTCCCCGGTTGGCTGGTGAATAATCTGCTGGTCGACATTCCAGTGAAATCCCTGCAAGCGCTGGAGGCCGTGGCCAAAGAAGACAAGTATCAGGGCTACCAACTTGAATGGGGCGAAAACGGCAATCTTCAGGCGGTCGTCCCCACTGACCGCTGA